The sequence GCTCAAGGGCGAGATTGCCGCTGCGCAGGGCGTGCTGTTTGTCACGCCTGAATACAACCGCTCGATTCCCGGCGTGCTGAAAAATGCCATTGACCACGCGTCGCGCCCCTACGGCCAAAGCGCCTGGAACGGCAAGCCGGCCGGGGTGATCGGCGCGTCGGTCGGCCCCATCGGCACCGCCATGGCGCAGCAGCACCTGCGCAACATGCTGGCCTACCTGAACATGCCGGCGCTGGGCCAGCCCGAAGCCTTCATCCACAACAAGGAGGGGCTGTATGACGCGGCGGGCAATATCGGTGAAGCCAGCCTGAAGTTCCTGCAGGGCTGGGTCGATGCGTATGTGGCCTGGGTTAAAAAGCACGCTTGATACGTAGCGTGAGCCGCCCATGAAAAAAACCCGCCATGGCGGGTTTTTTATTTGGGGATGGCTAAAAAGCCTTCAATTCGGCATCAGGCAACCAGGACTGCCTGCGGCTGGTTGGCGGCGCTGTGGGTTTGCGCCAGGATTTCAACCTGCGCGGCGGCCAGCGCGGCGGCCTTGGCGGCTTCGCCCATCGCCAGGCCTTCGGCCCGGACAAAGCGCACATCGGTCACGCCGAAGAAGCCGAAGACGGTTTTCAGGTAGCTTTCCTGGTGTTCCATGGCATTGCCGGCATCGCTGGTCGAATACATGCCGCCACGGGCCGAGGCCACGATGATGGTTTTGCCGCCGGCCAGGCCGACCGGGCCTTTTTCGGTGTACTTGAAGGTGCGGCCGGCCTGGGCCACGCGGTCAATCCAGGCCTTGAGCTGGCTGGGAATCGAAAAGTTGTACAGCGGCGCACCGATCACCAGCACATCGGCTGCCATGAACTGCGACACCAGGGCTTCGGAAATTGCGTTTTCGCGCTGCTGAACTTCGCTCAGGTCAGCCGTGCCAGCAGGCAGGCGAAAACCCAGGGACTCGACCGACAAATGGCTCGGGCTGTCCATGGCCAGGTCGAGGTAGCTGACTTCGGTGGCCGGATGGGCGGCGCGCCACGAGGCGACGATTTGCGCCGTCAGCTGGCGGGAAACCGAATTGCTGCCCAGGATGCTGGAGTCGATGTGAAGAAGCTTGCTCATGATGAATTCCTTTTGGTTGAAGAAGTTGGTAAAGCTGACTGCTGTGTTTCAGCCATGGATAGATTGTGTGTGCAGGCCAATGCTTTGATAAGCCGGCAAAATCGCGATACATTGTTCTACTCACGGGACAATCAATTCAAAGGAGCGGCCAAATGGAAGACCTGAACGACATGCTGTACTTTGCCGAGGTCGCGGAGCGCGGCGGTTTTGCCGCTGCCGGACGGGCGCTGGGCCTGCCGAAATCCCGGCTGTCGCGCCGCGTGGCCGAACTGGAATCGCGCCTGGGCGTTCGCCTGCTGCAGCGCACCACGCGCAAGCTGTCGCTGACCGAAGTCGGCGACATCTATCTGCGCCACTGCAGCGCCATGCGCGATGAAGCGCTGGCCGCTGCCGAGGCGGTGGCGCACCTGCAGGTGGAGCCGCGCGGCATGCTGCGCGTGACCTGCCCGGTCACGCTGGCCCAAAGCACGCTGGGCTACCTGATTCCCCGTTACCTGGCGCTGTTTCCGCTGGTCAAGCTCGATTTGCGTGTGACCAACCGGGTGGTCGATCTGGTGGAGGAGGGCATCGACATCGCGCTGCGGGTGCGGCCCACGCTGGACGACAGCGGCAGCCTGGTCGTCAAGCAACTGGGTGCGACCTGCGGCCATCTGCTGGCCAGCCCGGAACAGCTTCGCCGGCAGGGCACGCCGGCGACCCTCGAAGACCTGGCCCGGCTGGACACGGTGGCCATGTCGGCGACCGACGGGCGCAGCGCCTGGGTGCTGGTCGGACCCGACGGGCAGGAATTTGTGTTCCAGCACCAGCCGCGCTACGTGGCCGACGACCTGCAGACGCTCAAGCTGGCCGTGCTGGCGGGAACGGGCATCAGTTTTTTGCCTGAATTCCTCAGCAGGGCAGAGCTTCAGGCGCAACTGCTGGTGCCGGTGCTGCCGGGCTGGGCGCCCAAACCGGGCATGGCGCATGCGGTTTTCCCTTCGCGGCGCGGCCAGATACCGGCGGTGCGCAGCTTCCTCGACTTTCTGGGCAAGTACATGCAGGGTGAAGAAGTGCTGGGGAGCGAATCGCCGGACTCATCCTGAGCCGGTTTTTATAAGAAATAGCTGCTTTGCGCAATATGGATAGGCTGTAACAGCTATTGAAAACATAGCAAAAGGTTAAAAAAACACGGTTCTTTTGTCAACTCCAATCGAACTCTCTTATTCAATTTTTGTAATAAATTAAGAGAAATATATTCTTTTGAGTTTTAAGGATTTCACTCCAGAATACCGGCTCATCAACCATTTCAGGAGCGAATCATGACCACTCTCAGATTCGGCGACACGGCACCTGACTTCAAGCAGAACCCGGCCGAGCTGCGCATCGCGCCGCAACCCAACAAATAACCCGTACCGTGCGCATCATCATTGTTCCCGGCTGGCGCGATTCCGGCCCCGGCCACTGGCAAAGCCTGTGGGCCGACCGGCTGCCTGGCGCGGTGCGCGTGCGGCAGGACGACTGGATCACGCCCAGCCGCGAGGCCTGGGTCGCATCGATTGCCCAGACCATCGTGCGGCAAGGCGAGCCGGTGGTGGTCGTCGCGCACAGCCTGGGCTGCATTGCCACCGCGCATTTGCCGCCAGAGGCGATGGACAGGATTCAGGGCGCCTTGCTGGTGGCGCCGGCCGACCCGGAGCGCCGCGCCGTGCTGAGCGACTTCGCGCCCGTGCCTTTTCAGAAGCTGCCTTACCGCACCATTTTGGTGGCCAGCGCCAATGACCCTTATTGCCCGGTGCGGCTGGCGGGCGCTTATGCTCGGGCCTGGGGCAGCGAGTTTGTCCGCCTGCAGGACGCCGGCCACATCAATACCGAATCGGGCCACGGCGAATGGCCGCTCGGCATGGCGTTGTTGCAGTCGCTGGCATTGGACGGCACCGATGCCCCATTTTCAAAGCTTTCTTCTTCACCTCCTGGATTTCTGGAAACGGCATGACCTCAAAATTAAAAACACTCCTGGCCGCACTTGCGCTGGCCACGGGCGGCCTGGCATCAAGCCAAACCCTGCTGAACGGCTCGTATGACGTGGCGCGCGAGTTCTACAAGGACTACAACGCCGCCTTCATCGCCCACTACAAGAAAACCACCGGCAAGGACGTGAAGATCGACCAGTCGCATGCCGGCTCCAGCGCCGTGGCGCGTTCGGTGGCCGACGGCCTGGACGCCGATGTGGTGACCATGAACACCTCGACCGATGTCGAGTTCCTGGCCAATGCCGGCGTGGTCGCCAAGGACTGGGCCAAGCGCTTTCCGGGCAACGCCTCGCCGACCACCTCGACCATGCTGTTCCTGGTGCGCAACGGCAATCCCAAGGGCATCAAGGACTGGGACGACCTGACCAAGCCAGGCATCCAGGTGATCGTGGTCAACCCCAAGACCGGCGGCAATGGCCGCTACACCTACCTGGCCGCCTGGGGCTACGCCAAGAAGAAGGGCGCGACCGATGCGCAGGCCGCCGAGTTTGTCGGCAAGCTGTACAAGAATGTTCCGGTGCTGGGCAAGGGCGGGCGCGACGCGACCACGGCCTTTTTGCAGCGCAACATTGGCGACGTGCTGGTGACCTTCGAATCCGAAGTGGTGTCGGTCAACAAGGAGTTCGGCGAAGGCAAGGTTGATGCGGTGTACCCGTCCATCAGCATCCTGGCCGAGAACCCGGTGGCGGTGGTGGAGCGCACCGTGGCCAAGAAGGGAACGGCTGTATTGGCCAAGGCCTACCTGGATTACCTGTATTCGGATGAAGGGCAGGAAATTGCCGCCAAACATGCCATGCGTCCGTATTCGCAGGCTATCCTGAAAAAGAACGCCGCTGTTTTCAAGCCCATCCAGTTGTTCACGGTGCAGGAAATGTTCGGCTCGCTGAGCGAAGCGCAAAAAGTCCACTTCAATGACGGTGGCCAGTTCGACAAGCTCTACACCGTCCGTTAAGCATGAGTGCCTTGATTTCCGGGGCGTCATCCGCAGGGGTGGCGCTGCCGCAGCGCGCGAGCGCCAAACGAACGCCCCAGCGCGTATTGCCCGGCTTCAGGCTGACGCTGGGCTACACGGTGCTGTACCTGAGCCTGATCGTGCTGATTCCGATCACGGCGCTGTTCTTCAAGACCTTCACCCTGACCTGGGAGCAGTTTGTGTTCGCCGTCACGTCGCCGCGCGTCATGGCCTCGTACCGGCTGACGTTCGGCGCTTCGCTGATTGCCGCGCTCGTCAACCTGGTGTTTGGCCTGCTGCTGGCCTGGGTGCTGGTGCGCTACAAGTTTCCGGGCAAGAAGATCGTCGATGCGCTGGTCGATTTGCCGTTCGCGCTGCCAACCGCCGTGGCCGGCATCTCGCTGACGGCGCTGCTGGCCGGCAACGGCTGGCTCGGCCAGTACCTCGAACCCATGGGCATCAAGCTGGCCTTCACGCCGGCCGGCGTGGTGATCGCCTTGATTTTTGTCGGCATGCCGTTTGTCGTGCGCACGGTGCAGCCGGTGCTCGAAGATGCCGAAAAAGAGCTTGAGGAAGCTGCCACGGCGCTGGGCGCCAACCGGCTGCAGATTTTCACCAAGGTGATTTTTCCGCACATTGCGCCAGCCCTGCTGACGGGTTTTGCGATGGCCTTTGCGCGCGCGATTGGCGAATACGGCTCGGTGATCTTCATTGCCGGCAACATGCCGATGATTTCCGAGATCACGCCGCTGATCATCATCGGCAAGCTGGAGCAGTACGACTATGCCGGCGCGACGGCCGTGGCGGTGGTGATGCTGGTGCTGTCCTTCGTCCTGCTGCTGGTCATCAATGCGCTGCAGACCTGGCAGCGCCGCCATACCGGAGCATCTTCATGAGCGGGCCATCCTCGCAACCGATTCGCAGGGCCAAGGCCGGAACCACCGAAGCCCCCTGGGTCCGCTACCTGCTCATCACGGTCGCGCTGCTGTTCGTGCTGCTATTCCTGATCCTGCCGCTGGCCGCCGTGTTCACCGAGGCCTTGCGCAAGGGCTTTGGCGCTTATCTGGACGCATTGAAGGAGCCCGATGCCTGGTCGGCCATCCAGCTCACCTTGATTGCCGCCGTGATTGCCGTGCCGCTCAATCTCGTATTCGGCGTGGCCGCAGCCTGGGCGA comes from Polaromonas naphthalenivorans CJ2 and encodes:
- a CDS encoding NADPH-dependent FMN reductase codes for the protein MAQYTIAVVVGSLRKDSFNKKLAGALEKLFPADFGFTHVRIDDLPLYNQDDDGSPAAQVTRLKGEIAAAQGVLFVTPEYNRSIPGVLKNAIDHASRPYGQSAWNGKPAGVIGASVGPIGTAMAQQHLRNMLAYLNMPALGQPEAFIHNKEGLYDAAGNIGEASLKFLQGWVDAYVAWVKKHA
- a CDS encoding FMN-dependent NADH-azoreductase, with the translated sequence MSKLLHIDSSILGSNSVSRQLTAQIVASWRAAHPATEVSYLDLAMDSPSHLSVESLGFRLPAGTADLSEVQQRENAISEALVSQFMAADVLVIGAPLYNFSIPSQLKAWIDRVAQAGRTFKYTEKGPVGLAGGKTIIVASARGGMYSTSDAGNAMEHQESYLKTVFGFFGVTDVRFVRAEGLAMGEAAKAAALAAAQVEILAQTHSAANQPQAVLVA
- a CDS encoding LysR family transcriptional regulator, whose amino-acid sequence is MEDLNDMLYFAEVAERGGFAAAGRALGLPKSRLSRRVAELESRLGVRLLQRTTRKLSLTEVGDIYLRHCSAMRDEALAAAEAVAHLQVEPRGMLRVTCPVTLAQSTLGYLIPRYLALFPLVKLDLRVTNRVVDLVEEGIDIALRVRPTLDDSGSLVVKQLGATCGHLLASPEQLRRQGTPATLEDLARLDTVAMSATDGRSAWVLVGPDGQEFVFQHQPRYVADDLQTLKLAVLAGTGISFLPEFLSRAELQAQLLVPVLPGWAPKPGMAHAVFPSRRGQIPAVRSFLDFLGKYMQGEEVLGSESPDSS
- a CDS encoding RBBP9/YdeN family alpha/beta hydrolase, which produces MRIIIVPGWRDSGPGHWQSLWADRLPGAVRVRQDDWITPSREAWVASIAQTIVRQGEPVVVVAHSLGCIATAHLPPEAMDRIQGALLVAPADPERRAVLSDFAPVPFQKLPYRTILVASANDPYCPVRLAGAYARAWGSEFVRLQDAGHINTESGHGEWPLGMALLQSLALDGTDAPFSKLSSSPPGFLETA
- a CDS encoding sulfate ABC transporter substrate-binding protein, producing MTSKLKTLLAALALATGGLASSQTLLNGSYDVAREFYKDYNAAFIAHYKKTTGKDVKIDQSHAGSSAVARSVADGLDADVVTMNTSTDVEFLANAGVVAKDWAKRFPGNASPTTSTMLFLVRNGNPKGIKDWDDLTKPGIQVIVVNPKTGGNGRYTYLAAWGYAKKKGATDAQAAEFVGKLYKNVPVLGKGGRDATTAFLQRNIGDVLVTFESEVVSVNKEFGEGKVDAVYPSISILAENPVAVVERTVAKKGTAVLAKAYLDYLYSDEGQEIAAKHAMRPYSQAILKKNAAVFKPIQLFTVQEMFGSLSEAQKVHFNDGGQFDKLYTVR
- the cysT gene encoding sulfate ABC transporter permease subunit CysT yields the protein MSALISGASSAGVALPQRASAKRTPQRVLPGFRLTLGYTVLYLSLIVLIPITALFFKTFTLTWEQFVFAVTSPRVMASYRLTFGASLIAALVNLVFGLLLAWVLVRYKFPGKKIVDALVDLPFALPTAVAGISLTALLAGNGWLGQYLEPMGIKLAFTPAGVVIALIFVGMPFVVRTVQPVLEDAEKELEEAATALGANRLQIFTKVIFPHIAPALLTGFAMAFARAIGEYGSVIFIAGNMPMISEITPLIIIGKLEQYDYAGATAVAVVMLVLSFVLLLVINALQTWQRRHTGASS